GTAGAGCTGCTCGCCGTCGGCGGTGCCCTCGCCGGTGAAGTAGCTGAACATATAGCCCTTGAGGGCTTCCTTGGCGGGCCGTTCGGGCACGTGCGCGGTGAAGGTGCGGGCCGCGCTCGCCTCGCCCTTGGTGACGGTGGCGGTCAGCTCGACGCTGGTGGCGCCGTCGCCGTGCGCGGGCCGGTGGACCACGCCGTCCGCGGAGACGACGTCCGGGTTCGCTGAGGACCAGGTGACCTTCGTGTCGTACGAACCGCTCGCCGGGAGGGTGAGGTTGCCGCGTGCGTCGGCGAGGTTGTGGACGGTGAGCGCGTCGGCGGCCTGCCGGGCGGCGGTGGTGTCGTCGAACGCGGCGCGGACCGTGACGTCGAAGGTCCTGGTGTCGGTGACCGGGCCCTTCTTCAGGGTCGCCGTGAGCCTGGCGTGGCCGTCCGGTGAACCGGCGCCCGGACGCGTCACCTTGCCGCTGTCCGAGACGACGGAGGTGTTGTCGCTGGCCCAGCTGATGAGGGAGCCGCCGGCCGTGCCCGTCTTCGGCAGGTCCAGGTCGGCGGTGACGGCGCCGGTGTCACCGAGGCCGAGGGCTGCCTTGTCGTCGGCGACGCCCTGCGTGTCGACGGGGAGGGCGAGCTGCTCGACCTCGGAGCCGGCCAGTGCGCGGTCGTAGACGCGGAAGTCGCGGATCCGGCCCTTGAAGAGCTTGTCGCTGGAGTAGACGGACTTGCCCAGGTAGTTGGCGGTGGTGGTGCCGGAGCCGATCGCGCCGGGGGTGAGGGTGACCGACGTGTTGCGGCCCACCTCGACGCCGTCCTCGTAGAGCACGCCCGTGGTGCCGGTCTGGGTGTAGGCGAGGTGTTTCCAGACCGAGCGGGTCAGGTTGTGGGAGTCGGACGGCTTGGTGGTCTGTTCCGTCGACCAGTTGCCGGACGCGAGGGAGGTGCGCAGGGAGTTGCCGGTCGTGAACAGGTAGCCGTTCCCGCTGCTCCCGCTGGAGTTGCCGAAGCCGTAGAGGAAGTACGGCGTGCTCTGCGCGGAGTCGATGCGGACGTCCAGGGAGACGGTGATCGAGTCCATCCCCTTCACGACGTTGTCCGGCACCTTGACGTAGGTGTCGGACCCGTTGAAGGCGAGCCCCTGGCCCGAGCCCGACCAGTCGGCGGTCCCGCTGACCGTGCCGTCCCGGCCGTTGCCGGACGCGTCGCTCACGGTGCTGCCGGAGGCGGCGTCGAGCCTGTACCAGAGGGCCAGGCCGTCGGTGATGTCCGAGGGTGCTGCCGTCTGTGCCGCCCCCGCGGGGAGGGCGGGTCCGGCGAGGGCCAGCAGCATCGAGGCGGCGGTGAGCCCGGCGAGATGACCCGCCCACCGTCTCGTGCGGCCGCGCAGGCGTGCGATGTGCGTCATGTCGGGGTTCCCTGCTGAGACACGGCTGATGACGGGAGGGGCAACTCAGGAAGAGGGGGCGAGGGAGGGGGGGAAGGCGCATCCTGCCGACGGCAAGGCCCTTGCGGGGACCCGCCGTTACGTGCGTGTGACGTCGTGTTGCGAGAGTGTCAATCGGCGTGTGGTGCACCGTCAAGAGTTTTCGAACAATGTGCGGCAGGTCGAACGAGATCCATCGCGACCAAGCCTCCACGACCCACGGCAAAGCCCGCGATCACGTTCCGATCGCGGGCTTTGCCGTGTTTTCGGGGGCGGAGGCTCGCCGGAGTACCGGGCGAGGGGTCGGCGAACTACCCTTCCTCGCCCGGCACATAGACGCCGAACATCGCCCCCTGTGGATCCCGCAGCACGGCGATGCGCGGCCCGTCCGGCACGGACATGGGCTCCATCAGGATGGTTCCGCCCGCCTCGGCCGCGTCCGCCGCCGTGGCGTCCACGTCCTCGACGGAGAAGTACGGCAGCCAGTGCGAGGGCACCTCGGGCGGGAACTTCTCGTCCATCGTGACCATGCCGCCGAAGTCGGCGCCGTCGATGCCCCACTGCGTGTAGCGCTCCGAGGCGTTCACGCTCCAGCCGAACACCGTCGTGTAGAAGGCGACGGCCCGCTCCGGGGCGCGCGTCAGCAGTTCCACCCAGCCGAGCGAGCCGGGCGCGTTGAACACCCCGGCGCCGGGGAAGGCGCGCGGCTGCCACAGCTGGAAGGCGGCGCCGGCCGGATCGAGGGCCACCGCGAAGCGGCCCACGTCGAAGACGTCCATCGGGCCGAGGAGGAGCGTGCCACCGGCGGCCTTCACCGCCTCCACGGCCGCGTCCGCGTCGGCCACCGCGAACGACACGTTCCACGCGACGGGCTGCGACTCCTGGTACAGCGGCGACAGGGCCGCGACCGCCGCGTCCCCGAGGTGCGCGACCGTGTAACCGCCCGCCTCCTGGCGCGGATCCGTCTCCGCACGCCAGCCGAACAGGCCGCCGTAGAACCGCTTGGCCGCCTCCAGGTCGCTGGTCCCGAGCTCGGTCCAGCAGGGCCCGCCGGTCACCGGCTTGTCGAGCTTCATGGCAGTCCTTCCAGCAGCTTCCGCGAGCAAGCCCCCTCCAGCACGCTAAGCCCGCGTCCCGGCCCCGGCCATCCGGCGACGCACCGGCAGGCGGCGCCGTATATGTCCTGCCGTGGCCCCGCCCGCACATCCGACGGGTCCACGGCAGGACGGGGTCAGATCCCGGGCCGGTAGCGCAGGGGATGGTCCCCCGGGATCTCCACGAGCACGATCTCGGTGCCGTCCGGGTCCGCGATCCACATCTCGATCAGCCCCCACGGTTCCTTGACCGGCGGCCGCAGCACCTCGACGCCCGCCGCCAGCAGCTCCGCGTGCGTCGCCGCCGCGTCCGCGACCTGGAGCCACAGCTTGAGCGCGGGGGAGGGCGGGGTGTCGGAGTGTCCCGCGACCTCCAGGAAGCCGCCGCCGAGGAAGTAGACCGTGCCGCGCTCGGGGCCCGTGCCGAACTCGCGGTGCACGGCGAGCCCCAGCTGCTCGCCGTAGAAGGCGCGTGAGCGCTCCGGGTCGGTGGGGCGCAGAAGGGTTCGGCTGCTCAGTACATGCACCATGCACAGGGAGCCTAGTGGCGGGGTTAGGCTCATCGGTGCCCGAGCCGCGCCATAGATTCGGAGAAACGCTCCATGGACACCGCTTCCACCGGACTGACCTTCCGCGACGCCACCGACGCCGACGTCGACGCCCTGGTGGCGCTGATCGAGTCGGCCTACCGCGGGGACTCCAGCCGGGCCGGCTGGACCACGGAGGCGGACATCCTCCAAGGGCAGCGCACCGACCCCGAGGGTGTGCTCGCGGTCATCAAGTCGCCCGACAGCCGGCTGCTCACCGTGGAGCGGGACACCGCGGTCGTCGCCTGCTGCCAGCTCGAACACCGCGGCGACCACGCCTACTTCGGCATGTTCGCCGTCAGCCCCGCGCTCCAGGGCGGCGGCCTCGGCAAGGTGATCATCGCGGAGGCGGAGCGGCACGCGCGCGAGACCTGGGGTGTCGTCGAGATGCACATGACCGTGATCTCCGTACGCAACGACCTCATCGCCTGGTACGAGCGGCGCGGCTACCGCCGTACGGGAAGGATGACACCCTTCCCGTACGGCGACGAGCGCTTCGGCGTGCCGCAGCGCGACGACCTGCAGTTCGAACTGCTGGTCAAGCCGCTCGCATAATCGTTACGCCGTGCTGCGACCTGCTGGTCTCACGCGGTGAAGCGGCCGGTGCGTTTGATCTCGGGGTAGTCGGTGGTGGCGCCGTCCAGCTGCAGGGCGCGCACGAGCCGCAGCTGGTCCTGAGTGTTGACCACCCAGCCGATGATCTTGAGGTCGGCCTTGCGGGCGTGTTCGACGACCTCCAGCGTCAGCCGGCGGATGTTGAGGCAGACGGTGGAGGCGCCGGCCTCGGTGGCGCGGTCCACGACATCGATGCCATAGCGGCTCGCGATGAGCGCGGTCCGCACGCCCGGTACGAGCCGGGCGATCTCGTCGATGGCCTCGTCGTGGAACGAGGACACCTCCACCCGTCCGACCAGGTCGCGCCGGTGCATCACCTCGGCCAGCGCCCGTGCGGCCGCCACATCCTTGATCTCGGCCTGTAGTGGCGCTTGTACGGCGTCCAGGACCTCGTCGAAGAGGGGGATGCGCTCGCCGTGGCCGGCGTCCAGCGTGCGCAGCTCGGCGAGCGTCTTCTCGGCGATGGGTCCCGAACCGTCGGTCGTCCGGTCCACGTCGGCGTCGTGCATGACGACGAGGGCGCCGTCCTTGCTCAGATGCAGATCGAGTTCGATCAGGTCGAGGCCCGCGTTCTGGGCGGCCTGGAAGGAACGGAGCGTGTTCTCGGGCTCGACACCCATCACTCCGCGGTGACCGATGGTGAGGAAGTTCAAGGTTCGACTCGCTTCCGTCGACGGCGGCTCGGCTCGCGCGCGGACTCCGACGGGACGTCCACACGGCAAGGCCGCAGCCTAATGGCCCGACTGTGCGATGTACCCGATCGTACGCCGGGGAATGGGCCGCCGGGCCGGGGAGACCTGGCCTGTCCCGCCCGGCCGGGTCACTCCTGGGTGGGCGAGTCCCATGGGCGTTGACCTGGCCCGTATCTCTTGCCACTTGATGGACTGACGGATAGTCAAGTGATGTTTCCACGAAGAGAGTCGGCGCCCGCAGAGAGCCGGCTCCCGGAGAGAGGTGATGTCATGACCGCAGAGCCCGCCCCCGATGTCCGCGCGCTCCTCGACGCCATCAAGGCCCACTTCCCGGATCTCGGGGGCGCCGTCACCGATGCGGCACAGGCGCGGCGGCTGCTCGCCCAGGCGCCCGCCTGGCCGTTCGAGCCGCCCGCGGTGGGTTCCGTCGAGAGCCGCGCGGTACCGGGTCCGGCAGGGGCGCCGGACATCCCCGTACGCGTCTACCGGCCGGACCCCGAGCGGTCGCCCGGACCGCGGCCGACCGTCGTCTTCTTCCACGGCGGCGGCTGGGTGATCGGCAGCCTGGACACGCACGACCCGATCGCGCGCGCCCTGTGCCGCGACGCGGGCGCGGCCGTCGTGTCGGTCGACTACCGGCTCGCGCCCGAGGCCCGCTTCCCCGCGGCCGTCGACGACGCGTACGCCGCGCTGTGCTGGGTGGCGGCGCACCTCGGCGAACTGGGCGGGGATCCGGGCGCGTTGGTCGTCGCCGGGGACAGCGCGGGAGGCAACCTCGCCGCCGTGGCGGCACTGATCGCCCGCGACCGCGGCGGCCCGCCGCTCGCGCTCCAGGTGCTCGTCTACCCCGCGACCGACGCGCGAGTGCGGCTCGCGCCCCCCGCCGAGGACGCTGCGGGAGACTTCCTCACGGCGGACCACGGCCACTGGTTCGCCGAGCAGTACTTCGGGCCCGACGGCGACCGCGCGCACCCGCACGCCTCGCCCCTGGTGGCCGAACTGCACCGGCTGCCGCCCGCCCACGTCGTCACCGCGGGCTTCGACCGCCTCTGCGCGGAGGGCCGCGCGTACGCCGCGAAGCTGCGGGCGGCCGGAGTGCCGGTCACGGAGAGCCACTACCCCGGCATGTTCCACGGGTTCTTCGGCTTCCCGGAACTTCTCGCGGATGCCCGCGCCGCACAGCAGTCCGTAGCGGAAGTAATCGCCGCAACGGTGTCCGGCAGGAAAAAGAGCGGTGAAGACGGGGGTAGCGCAGGATAATCTCCCGAGGCTCTACTTGTGGGAAGGAACCTCGGACGCATACGGTGTTCATACGCGAGGTTCTCCTGTGGAGGATGGGACATGACGGAAATTCTTGTGCAGGCTGTGACGGAGGGGCGGGTTCCTCCCGTGAGCAGGGTGGTGGAGCACCCGGCTTGGCCCGTGCTCAAGGATGCCGTGGAGGAGATCCGGCCATGGCAGTCCAAGGACGGCTCGATCGACTTCGAGGCCGAGGGTGCGCCTGACACCGCCGACGCCGACCTTGCCGTACGCCGTGCCATAGACGCGATAGAGCAGCTCGCCCCGCTGCTGCCGCACGACG
Above is a genomic segment from Streptomyces sp. R21 containing:
- a CDS encoding VOC family protein — its product is MVHVLSSRTLLRPTDPERSRAFYGEQLGLAVHREFGTGPERGTVYFLGGGFLEVAGHSDTPPSPALKLWLQVADAAATHAELLAAGVEVLRPPVKEPWGLIEMWIADPDGTEIVLVEIPGDHPLRYRPGI
- a CDS encoding GNAT family N-acetyltransferase, coding for MDTASTGLTFRDATDADVDALVALIESAYRGDSSRAGWTTEADILQGQRTDPEGVLAVIKSPDSRLLTVERDTAVVACCQLEHRGDHAYFGMFAVSPALQGGGLGKVIIAEAERHARETWGVVEMHMTVISVRNDLIAWYERRGYRRTGRMTPFPYGDERFGVPQRDDLQFELLVKPLA
- a CDS encoding glycerophosphodiester phosphodiesterase, yielding MNFLTIGHRGVMGVEPENTLRSFQAAQNAGLDLIELDLHLSKDGALVVMHDADVDRTTDGSGPIAEKTLAELRTLDAGHGERIPLFDEVLDAVQAPLQAEIKDVAAARALAEVMHRRDLVGRVEVSSFHDEAIDEIARLVPGVRTALIASRYGIDVVDRATEAGASTVCLNIRRLTLEVVEHARKADLKIIGWVVNTQDQLRLVRALQLDGATTDYPEIKRTGRFTA
- a CDS encoding alpha/beta hydrolase; this translates as MTAEPAPDVRALLDAIKAHFPDLGGAVTDAAQARRLLAQAPAWPFEPPAVGSVESRAVPGPAGAPDIPVRVYRPDPERSPGPRPTVVFFHGGGWVIGSLDTHDPIARALCRDAGAAVVSVDYRLAPEARFPAAVDDAYAALCWVAAHLGELGGDPGALVVAGDSAGGNLAAVAALIARDRGGPPLALQVLVYPATDARVRLAPPAEDAAGDFLTADHGHWFAEQYFGPDGDRAHPHASPLVAELHRLPPAHVVTAGFDRLCAEGRAYAAKLRAAGVPVTESHYPGMFHGFFGFPELLADARAAQQSVAEVIAATVSGRKKSGEDGGSAG
- a CDS encoding VOC family protein — its product is MKLDKPVTGGPCWTELGTSDLEAAKRFYGGLFGWRAETDPRQEAGGYTVAHLGDAAVAALSPLYQESQPVAWNVSFAVADADAAVEAVKAAGGTLLLGPMDVFDVGRFAVALDPAGAAFQLWQPRAFPGAGVFNAPGSLGWVELLTRAPERAVAFYTTVFGWSVNASERYTQWGIDGADFGGMVTMDEKFPPEVPSHWLPYFSVEDVDATAADAAEAGGTILMEPMSVPDGPRIAVLRDPQGAMFGVYVPGEEG